In Phaeobacter gallaeciensis DSM 26640, a genomic segment contains:
- a CDS encoding Arc family DNA-binding protein encodes MKKYPSQLADCINIRLPNGWRDAIKARAAQNRRSMNSEVLAALESVVGEAAGGDLGGTAPAAEDNSTALARG; translated from the coding sequence TTGAAAAAATATCCCAGCCAACTTGCTGATTGCATCAATATTCGCCTGCCGAATGGATGGCGTGACGCAATCAAAGCCCGAGCAGCACAAAACCGCCGCTCTATGAACAGTGAAGTTCTCGCCGCGCTTGAGAGTGTGGTGGGAGAGGCAGCGGGGGGCGATCTTGGCGGAACAGCCCCCGCTGCTGAAGACAACAGCACCGCGTTAGCGCGCGGTTAG
- a CDS encoding phage tail tip lysozyme, which translates to MASAQEVVNGLIARGLPRHIAIGVAGNMQIESDGFQTGVNEYAPVVPGSRGGYGLNQWTGPRRRQFESYAADRGVALDDLDAQLDFTMWELANTEKRAGTALSQAQTPAEAARIYSQQFLRPGIPHLDRRIEAANALAGGDFGGQPPQNALSAPMGQQGAPVNALAQQQPPQPPQMQQIDPRNFLTQVAPRAKLKFT; encoded by the coding sequence ATGGCAAGCGCTCAGGAAGTCGTCAACGGTCTGATCGCGCGGGGGTTGCCGCGCCATATCGCAATCGGTGTTGCCGGGAATATGCAGATAGAGAGCGACGGGTTTCAGACCGGCGTGAACGAATATGCCCCCGTTGTGCCCGGATCGCGTGGCGGCTATGGGCTGAACCAGTGGACCGGGCCGCGCCGCCGTCAGTTCGAGAGCTACGCCGCAGATCGCGGGGTGGCGCTGGACGATCTGGACGCTCAGCTTGATTTCACGATGTGGGAGCTGGCAAACACCGAGAAACGGGCGGGGACGGCACTTTCCCAAGCCCAAACCCCGGCAGAGGCGGCGCGGATCTACAGCCAGCAGTTCCTCCGCCCCGGTATTCCGCACCTTGACCGGCGCATAGAGGCGGCCAACGCGCTGGCTGGCGGTGATTTCGGGGGGCAGCCCCCGCAGAACGCGCTTTCGGCCCCTATGGGACAGCAGGGCGCGCCTGTGAATGCCCTCGCCCAGCAACAGCCACCGCAGCCGCCGCAAATGCAGCAGATTGACCCGCGCAACTTCCTGACGCAGGTCGCACCGCGCGCCAAACTCAAATTTACCTGA
- a CDS encoding Arc family DNA-binding protein encodes MSDNDSKYPSELAERFQVRLPEGMRDRIKAAAAENNRSMNAEIVHALQLYLDFDFEKHPSATMTEEQKEEISETYHRILQERLMEKMVQAGWKQPED; translated from the coding sequence ATGAGCGATAATGATTCCAAATACCCGAGCGAGCTTGCCGAGCGTTTTCAGGTACGGCTCCCAGAAGGGATGCGCGACCGCATCAAGGCTGCTGCGGCAGAGAACAACCGTTCCATGAACGCCGAAATTGTTCATGCGCTTCAGCTCTACCTAGACTTCGACTTTGAAAAACACCCATCTGCCACGATGACAGAGGAGCAGAAGGAAGAGATTTCCGAGACCTACCATAGAATTCTCCAAGAGCGTCTGATGGAGAAAATGGTCCAAGCGGGCTGGAAGCAGCCCGAAGACTAG